A stretch of the Theileria equi strain WA chromosome 1, complete sequence genome encodes the following:
- a CDS encoding hypothetical protein (encoded by transcript BEWA_031720A), producing MGAEKTCTDSEKRYVDINIGKVQDHGSYQDKYRNNINIHKDDNKPNSGYKRYTHSFSNGYSIKNINHHGEKQVDIPDPGGGEYKKRVTVYYLKYDESNLVPLIVGLEWTYSDKYDYSRRTDPLVATSKWKGEGVDVSQEGQLAPKLIEISAKLSDLVVLRLNAAGGIYYANGENNAPPTNQNTQIKVTGPSPIHKIYEKYTHTPGGGINSLRVLSTKGTNNKKMPFDPPVYEKKYSEVCVYYWTLDKTFNNPLLVKLGNEDNYYKYAGSGNNWSKLDNITNDNLKQNLDRQNCSRNRAHQIDISKNTRGSYTCPGCTSKHIGVSTHGRDYSYYFHNISGGGSICGFKDKDKDQIGITFTSIISNVYVYWYPQTSEGIPLLIYLPLSSSSWYQREYIDSDTWKPVIDGKPTSPFSGGTAAILNLLEAKLPIVTINVGQTNVNNGGNTNTFTYKDTSGWSTETIQVTKQEINSEYTSFSQCVLNKKYFAVKNIKYNTTFLQGIPQNLVVKSVTAYCHGEGDFTLDDLLLVSLEKRGTDQKRYAYYSRGSGGSTWTIVYENTELKDIELTNKLKELKKKLEDKAKQTTEVEGASGKNGERGGDGVTDPNSPSFVQQILDFITSNADKIGGGVSGVLGGSAITGLAVWKGPALLARLIARL from the coding sequence ATGGGTGCAGAAAAAACATGTACTGATTCTGAAAAAAGATATGTTGATATAAACATTGGTAAGGTACAGGACCATGGGAGCTATCAGGATAAATATAGAAATAACATAAACATCCAcaaggatgataataaaCCCAATAGTGGCTACAAGAGATATACTCATTCCTTCTCCAATGGCTATTctattaaaaatataaaccaTCATGGAGAAAAACAAGTTGATATACCTGACCCTGGTGGAGGTGAGTATAAAAAAAGGGTAACCGTATActatttaaaatatgatgagAGTAACCTAGTACCATTAATAGTGGGACTTGAATGGACTTATAGTGACAAGTATGACTACTCTAGAAGAACTGATCCTCTTGTGGCTACCAGTAAATGGAAAGGAGAAGGAGTAGATGTTAGCCAAGAGGGTCAACTTGCCCCAAAACTTATAGAAATAAGTGCCAAGTTAAGTGACCTTGTTGTACTTAGACTAAATGCAGCGGGAGGGATCTACTACGCCAACGGAGAAAATAATGCTCCACCAACAAATCAAAATACTCAAATTAAAGTCACTGGGCCTTCTCCAATCCATAAAATCTATGAAAAGTACACTCACACTCCTGGCGGAGGAATAAATTCTCTGAGAGTCCTCTCGACTAAAGGCACTAATAACAAAAAGATGCCTTTTGATCCTCCTGTTTATGAAAAGAAGTATAGTGAGGTTTGtgtctattactggactttGGATAAGACATTTAATAATCCCCTACTTGTTAAACTAGGTAATGAAGATAACTATTATAAGTATGCTGGGAGTGGAAATAATTGGAGTAAACTGGATAATATAACCAATGACAACCTCAAACAAAACCTTGACAGACAGAACTGCAGTAGAAACAGGGCTCATCAaattgacatttcaaagaataCTCGAGGATCCTACACCTGTCCCGGCTGTACTTCCAAGCATATTGGAGTTTCCACCCATGGTAGAGACTATTCCTATTACTTCCATAATATTTCTGGTGGTGGCTCTATTTGCGGATTCAAGGATAAAGATAAGGATCAAATTGGAATAACATTTACCAGTATAATATCGAATGTGTATGTTTACTGGTATCCTCAGACTTCTGAAGGAATCCCACTCTTGATTTATCTTCCACTATCATCCAGTAGCTGGTACCAAAGAGAATATATTGATTCTGATACATGGAAGCCGGTCATAGATGGTAAACCAACATCTCCATTTAGTGGTGGCACAGCAGCTATACTAAACCTCCTAGAGGCTAAACTACCTATTGTTACCATAAATGTTGGACAAACAAATGTCAATAACGGTGGAAATACTAATACCTTTACATATAAAGATACTTCCGGATGGAGTACCGAAACAATTCAGGTCACAAAGCAAGAGATAAATAGTGAATATACTAGTTTCTCTCAGTGCGTCCtgaataaaaaatattttgcgGTTAAGAATATCAAATACAATACCACCTTTCTACAAGGTATACCACAAAATCTGGTTGTTAAAAGTGTAACAGCATACTGCCATGGTGAGGGTGACTTTACGCTCGATGATCTTCTCTTGGTTAGCTTAGAGAAAAGAGGTACTGATCAGAAAAGGTATGCATATTATAGCAGAGGGAGCGGAGGATCTACTTGGACTATTGTTTATGAGAATACTGAACTAAAGGACATCGAACTTACCAATAAACTTAAGGAGttaaagaagaaacttgaGGATAAAGCAAAGCAAACAACAGAAGTTGAAGGTGCATCCGgtaaaaatggtgaaaGGGGTGGTGATGGAGTTACTGATCCTAATTCACCGAGCTTTGTTCAGCAAATACTTGATTTCATTACATCTAATGCAGATAAAATAGGTGGAGGAGTTAGTGGAGTACTAGGCGGGAGCGCAATTACAGGCCTTGCTGTCTGGAAAGGACCTGCTCTACTTGCACGGCTAATTGCTCGTCTGTAG
- a CDS encoding hypothetical protein (encoded by transcript BEWA_031760A): MEALVNEINLLREKHKQQVLAHSQLLTQQTESTTALEEIKLVEDDARIYKSTGPILASQTKEDAISTITKRLEYIKNEINTVEKTISSLQSSIEEKCKKLESLNSEAIQRQNVQSTK, encoded by the exons atggaaGCTCTTGTGAATGAAATCAATTTGCTCCGTGAAA AACACAAGCAACAAGTACTCGCACATTCGCAGCTCTTGACTCAACAAACGGAATCCACCACTGCTCTAGAG GAGATTAAGCTGGTGGAAGACGACGCCAGGATATACAAGAGCACTGGTCCAATTTTGGCTTCGCAGACAAAGGAAGATGCTATTAGCACCATCACAAAGCGTCTTGAATACATCAAGAATGAAAT AAATACCGTCGAAAAAACAATCTCCTCTCTACAGTCCAGCATTGAGGAAAAGTGCAAAAAG CTTGAATCGTTAAACTCGGAGGCAATCCAACGACAAAATGTCCAGAGTACCAAGTAA
- a CDS encoding signal peptide-containing protein (encoded by transcript BEWA_031770A) has product MWIYVTSLLLFSILDPEIVESHESRGSATANKSVLSGSFIGDIVPSTYPVFKINQSVNNDSTFANLRKEELEEIRYQALKLMSQQREVFERLRQTNRDQTRRFEGLALGSQRQ; this is encoded by the exons ATGTGGATATACGTCACATCTCTTCTCCTGTTTTCAATTCTAGACCCGGAAATCGTCGAATCGCACGAAAGCAGAG GCTCCGCAACCGCAAACAAGAGCGTTCTCAGCGGAAGTTTCATAGGAGACATCGTTCCTTCCACCTACCCGGTCTTCAAGATCAACCAGTCAGTGAACAACGACTCCACGTTTGCCAATCTACGGAAGGAAGAGCTGGAGGAGATCAGATACCAGGCTCTGAAGCTCATGTCCCAGCAGAGAGAGGTCTTTGAGAGACTAAGACAGACGAACAGAGACCAAACACGACGATTTGAAGGACTTGCCTTAGGATCGCAGAGACAGTAG
- a CDS encoding glutathione synthetase, putative (encoded by transcript BEWA_031740A) yields the protein MTSLNQQLLNLLSSFTKETEKHETGLFKFPKKTTVVVNDDNRRILVDTVRSFISKSGLTQASNAQDALDDENTCLSAYGGRIKFINFVLAPLPYPLRIYERCKAFTPIFAQLIDEMCSHLDELDELFSPITSVDPFVKGLLEISREVYGPNGRDYNKDIRVYINRADYILHSEEIAQQSNSKTSNEENMHCTFCHFDHCLCNSGTDLNSDRMPFKSNEKTHKIDPIPKLVEVNVIASSLSYPSGQLFKTHRRMIKHHIIDRGNSNSKKREDLTSEMEKTHVTNYPIRFYVDTLAASHNLYIEKHPPIFGKHKVSILLVISQDMSNYFDINSVSENLHEEYGILVNVLTVEQLCNLMRQRKLLLVNEWEVEDGSVRFTRVSTHYTEKKPGRLILLNNELDDSATLKDFTGCYEVSVLYYRTWYDPSCIESYKDAWSLRLLCEYSDAVKVPSAPAQLASSKRGQMIWSDPKHIDRLLASHKKRVKGEAYNEELLDAVKETYILQVDPSLDVNAEIVNDAIQNPHRYVLKSQREGGMGLVSSQELESTLRNKDGLSQYVLMKLITPPVQPTLFVRNIVDGRFSVDAYESITELGIYGFTIYDGNACKLATTGGYLARTKPEFVSGGGVCAGFGSLNSLIFF from the coding sequence ATGACCTCACTCAACCAACAACTACTCAACCTTCTCTCCTCATTCACAAAAGAAACAGAAAAACATGAGACAGGACTCTtcaaatttccaaaaaaaACCACCGTCGTCGTAAATGATGACAATCGCAGGATTCTTGTCGATACGGTACGTTCTTTCATATCAAAGTCTGGACTTACACAAGCTAGTAACGCTCAAGATGCGCTAGATGACGAGAATACGTGCCTCAGTGCctatggaggaagaataaaattcATCAACTTTGTCTTGGCTCCCTTACCGTATCCCTTGAGGATTTATGAAAGATGTAAAGCGTTTACACCAATCTTTGCTCAGTTAATTGATGAAATGTGCTCGCACTTGGATGAATTGGATGAGTTATTCTCGCCAATTACTTCTGTGGATCCTTTTGTAAAGGGTTTACTGGAGATATCTAGGGAAGTGTATGGGCCTAATGGGAGGGACTACAACAAGGACATTAGAGTATACATTAACAGAGCTGATTACATACTCCATTCTGAAGAAATCGCACAACAATCAAACTCAAAAACTAGCAATGAGGAAAACATGCACTGTACTTTTTGCCATTTCGATCATTGTCTTTGCAATAGCGGCACAGATTTGAATAGTGACAGAATGCCCTTTAAAAGTAATGAGAAAACACACAAAATTGACCCTATACCGAAACTAGTCGAGGTCAACGTAATCGCATCTTCGCTTTCCTATCCGTCGGGACAGCTTTTTAAAACACACAGAAGGATGATTAAACATCACATTATCGATAGAGGCAATTCTAATTCTAAAAAGAGGGAGGATTTAACATcagaaatggaaaaaacACATGTTACTAATTACCCGATTCGTTTCTATGTTGACACACTTGCAGCATCACACAACTTGTATATTGAAAAACACCCACCAATATTCGGAAAACACAAGGTCTCTATATTGTTAGTTATATCTCAAGACATGTCAAACTATTTTGACATCAATTCTGTCTCTGAAAATCTCCATGAAGAGTATGGAATATTAGTAAATGTTCTCACCGTTGAGCAACTATGCAATTTGATGAGGCAGAGGAAGTTGCTTTTGGTAAATGAATGGGAGGTTGAAGATGGATCTGTGAGATTTACACGAGTATCAACTCACTATACAGAAAAGAAACCTGGAAGGCTTATTCTACTCAATAATGAACTTGATGATTCCGCAACATTAAAAGACTTTACGGGTTGCTACGAAGTGAGCGTATTGTATTACAGAACTTGGTATGACCCTAGTTGCATCGAATCATATAAAGATGCTTGGAGTTTACGTTTGCTTTGTGAATACTCCGATGCAGTAAAGGTTCCATCAGCACCCGCACAACTTGCTTCGTCAAAGAGAGGACAGATGATATGGAGTGACCCAAAACATATAGATCGTCTACTTGCTTCTCACAAAAAGAGAGTAAAGGGGGAAGCCTACAATGAGGAACTTTTAGATGCCGTAAAGGAGACTTACATTTTGCAGGTTGATCCATCCCTTGACGTCAACGCTGAAATTGTAAATGACGCTATACAGAATCCTCATAGATATGTTTTAAAATCGCAACgagaaggaggaatggGACTAGTATCTAGTCAAGAACTGGAGAGCACACTAAGGAATAAAGACGGTCTATCCCAGTATGTTTTGATGAAGCTGATAACCCCTCCAGTTCAACCAACTCTCTTTGTGCGTAACATTGTAGATGGAAGATTCAGCGTTGATGCCTACGAGAGTATAACGGAACTTGGAATCTACGGCTTTACCATTTACGATGGCAACGCGTGCAAACTCGCCACTACAGGCGGATACTTGGCAAGGACTAAACCAGAGTTCGTATCCGGAGGCGGAGTATGTGCCGGATTTGGCTCCTTAAATTCTCTGATATTCTTTTAA
- a CDS encoding signal peptide-containing protein (encoded by transcript BEWA_031700A~one splice donor warning but over ridden by EST support.): MILPLCNFLVSFTFCLSIHRTVPIPSLRHGIAGSTPKSHILVQGPLNAVISSNIHYALISSDIIDRVNAHLEEQAVRYTKKLLKNYVIRKINNAIGSIKAKFTSIRQKIAGIYNNALENRKKAVTSRHPLRHAKWTINCRYNSNYSDRSTDVEEIQFFEDGSLITSSGITGNFCFCLLMFTGYWYSDFGDITWKIPSKDGTFTYYNAQICWNSCGPFAFMRRGVIFKDRSPNGWIPTYLFRPVIGKFTAQGTE; the protein is encoded by the exons ATGATTCTGCCCCTTTGTAATTTCCTAGTCTCTTTTACATTTTGTCTATCAATTCATAGAACTGTGCCTATTCCGTCGCTACGTCATGGAATCGCAGGTAGCACACCAAAGTCACACATTTTGGTACAAGGACCACTAAATGCTGTAATTTCCAGCAATATACACTATGCTCTCATAAGTAGTGACATTATAGACAGAGTAAACGCGCACCTAGAGGAGCAGGCGGTTAGGTACACGAAAAAACTCTTGAAAAACTACGTAATCAGAAAGATAAACAATGCTATCGGCAGCATAAAGGCAAAATTCACTAGCATACGTCAGAAAATCGCAGGAATCTATAACAACGCCCTCGAAAATCGGAAAAAGGCAGTCACCTCCAGACACCCACTCAGACACGCAAAATGGACAATAAATTGCCGCTACAACTCAAACTACTCTGATAG ATCCACAGACGTTGAGGAAATTCAGTTTTTTGAGGACGGATCGTTGATCACATCTTCCGGAATCACGGGTAATTTCTGCTTCTGCTTGCTCATGTTCACAGGTTACTGGTACTCTGACTTTGGTGATATTACGTGGAAGATCCCGTCCAAGGACGGAACATTCACCTATTACAACGCCCAG ATTTGCTGGAATAGCTGTGGACCGTTTGCATTCATGAGAAGAGGCGTCATTTTCAAGGACAGGAGTCCGAATGGATGGATTCCAACCTACCTCTTTCGTCCAGTCATTGGAAAGTTTACTGCACAGGGAACTGAATAG
- a CDS encoding haloacid dehalogenase-like hydrolase family member protein (encoded by transcript BEWA_031710A), with translation MAETTSIFDSVPSNLPKFVRPSSPPKYFGIDFDETFHALKEDGLERNVKAFAQVKKGGYTPFFCTGRSVDHAMGLVGNRFVEKTNYRGYPGVYNTGAVVYDENGNVIYSRSFSKEFIKAVCESVTRRNSPNNLVLFTKDSHYSPIGVDENFSRVLRSRDIPTPEVKTLEELLNTDIVMMTIICDKVEFPGFHEGVDYIKKLDLPGYYDLNPAGVTKAIGVKKLMEHYGVPPHDCGFIGDGDNDTEIMDLSGLSFAVANAPDFVKKHAKWVMDKSYNEGAVAQALELVYGPF, from the exons ATGGCTGAAACAACTAGTATATTCGACTCGGTTCCATCAAACTTGCCAAAGTTTGTACGACCATCGAGTCCCCCAAAGTACTTTGGAATCGACTTTGACGAGACCTTTCACGCCCTCAAAGAAGATGGGCTGGAAAGGAATGTAAAGGCCTTTGCACAAGTTAAAAAGGGAGGCTACACACCGTTTTTCTGCACAG GGAGATCGGTTGATCATGCCATGGGTTTGGTTGGTAATCGCTTTGTCGAAAAGACAAACTACAGAGGTTACCCTGGTGTTTATAACACTGGTGCAGTTGTatatgatgaaaatggtaaTGTAATATATTCACGATCATTTTCCAAGGAGTTTATTAAAGCAGTTTGCGAATCTGTGACTAGACGCAATTCTCCAAATAACCTGGTTTTATTCACCAAGGACAGTCACTACTCGCCTATCGGAGTTGACGAAAACTTTTCCAGGGTTCTTAGGAGCAGAGATATCCCAACGCCGGAAGTCAAGACACTAGAGGAACTTTTAAACACTGATATTGTGATGATGACAATAATTTGCGACAAGGTAGAATTTCCAGGCTTCCACGAGGGTGTAGATTACATCAAGAAGCTGGACCTTCCGGGTTACTATGATCTTAATCCGGCTGGTGTGACAAAGGCCATTGGTGTCAAGAAACTTATGGAACACTATGGCGTTCCTCCACATGACTGCGGATTCATTGGAGATGGTGATAATGATACGGAGATTATGGATCTCTCGGGTTTATCATTTGCGGTTGCCAACGCACCAGACTTTGTCAAGAAACATGCCAAATGGGTTATGGATAAATCATACAACGAGGGGGCAGTAGCTCAAGCACTGGAGCTTGTCTACGGACCATTTTaa
- a CDS encoding signal peptide-containing protein (encoded by transcript BEWA_031750A) gives MLSKSLLSIATALWLSITSSVCSVVDTGRVPPKDLKRLSLEESPVHCLNNGEKGYLECPIGHSIVIQSAIWATETCASDRTIFPEGLHFDRTETLLHECDGFNSCLIHPVTHRGDGSKYYTFLGEPVPRTGYSLTIMASCVPREMNVAGRKQVDSVTSKLYDVNISCNEDELIYFSIARIDGLKDRTFCSVSRIPDVSHCQMKNKCTISKHAFHSTTSTCPFKLAMLTYYCRKPEPASFFDVVETTPSTKYALYAEQDASVTVSLPTLKLLHVESALWAPVSKTYDQSLRKDRRELLEFLCEKRNVCSFRSRRTSAGHTDHSLYDVHFGGITDSKYKFALQAEFSEVALSSLSGQQVHTETASMNKTITLSCTTGVVNVISAVYGKIGKTANPLANSGVKGFTSFVEKFCYNKSTCKWPADIYYNPKNAGYKQEEFELTVKYTCKKYGDIPSLVDAPLAGASFLEAGSVNGKNLQKETILPVVLNKKSILFINLELNAKAELFVGDFLKLSFPDVTGGNLEAKLVKQVDNPWVHTVAVNSTRFLLTVIFMDNRALNCVVDVLHDGKEDNFRHVINVKSGQDIFRMPISLMDVVTATGGITSMRVYYK, from the exons ATGTTATCCAAGAGTTTGCTTTCCATCGCTACAGCCCTATGGCTTAGTATAACCAGCAGTGTTTGCTCTGTAGTCGATACAGGACGCGTTCCTCCCAAGGACCTGAAGCGCCTGAGCTTAGAGGAATCACcag TACATTGTTTGAATAACGGTGAAAAGGGTTATTTGGAGTGTCCCATTGGTCACTCGATTGTGATTCAATCTGCAATTTGGGCAACAGAGACCTGCGCATCCGATAGAACAATATTTCCGGAAGGATTACATTTCGATAGAACAGAGACCTTGTTGCATGAATGCGATGGCTTCAACAGTTGTCTTATTCATCCGGTAACACATCGTGGCGACGGTAGCAAGTACTACACCTTTCTCGGGGAACCAGTGCCCCGCACTGGGTACTCCTTGACTATTATGGCTTCTTGTGTACCCAGAGAAATGAATGTTGCCGGTCGTAAACAAGTTGACAGTGTCACTTCAAAACTGTACGATGTTAATATCAGTTGTAACGAAGATGAACTGATTTACTTTTCCATCGCAAGGATAGATGGTCTTAAAGACAGGACATTTTGCAGCGTTTCAAGAATACCTGATGTGAGCCATTGCCAAATGAAGAATAAGTGTACCATTTCAAAACATGCCTTTCATAGTACTACCTCAACCTGCCCCTTCAAATTGGCAATGTTGACATACTACTGCAGAA AGCCCGAGCCCGCCTCATTCTTTGATGTTGTAGAGACTACACCGTCCACAAAGTATGCACTATATGCTGAACAAGATGCCTCTGTCACTGTATCTCTACCAACTCTTAAACTTTTGCATGTTGAATCCGCGTTATGGGCTCCTGTGTCAAAGACATACGACCAGAGTTTGAGGAAGGATCGTCGCGAATTGCTAGAGTTCCTCTGTGAGAAGCGTAATGTTTGCTCATTTAGATCGAGACGTACATCTGCCGGTCACACAGATCACTCCTTGTACGATGTCCACTTTGGTGGAATAACAGATTCCAAGTACAAGTTTGCTCTGCAAGCTGAGTTTTCTGAAGTTGCGCTTTCTAGTCTTAGTGGACAGCAAGTACACACAGAAACAGCTTCAATGAACAAAACCATTACTCTTTCCTGCACGACAGGAGTTGTGAATGTCATCAGTGCTGTTTATGGGAAAATTGGTAAAACCGCCAATCCTCTTGCTAATTCCGGCGTCAAGGGATTCACCTCATTTGTGGAAAAGTTCTGCTACAACAAATCGACTTGCAAGTGGCCAGCTGATATATACTATAATCCTAAAAACGCTGGTTATAAACAGGAAGAGTTCGAACTGACTGTCAAGTACACATGCAAAAAGTATGGAGACATTCCAAGTTTGGTCGATGCGCCCCTCGCTGGTGCATCTTTTCTGGAGGCAGGCAGTGTTAACGGAAAGAATTTGCAAAAGGAAACTATTTTGCCAGTTGTACTAAATAAAAAGTCAATACTCTTCATAAATCTTGAACTCAACGCCAAGGCTGAATTGTTCGTCGGTGACTTTCTGAAGCTTTCCTTTCCAGACGTTACCGGGGGAAATCTGGAGGCAAAACTTGTAAAGCAAGTAGATAATCCATGGGTTCATACAGTTGCTGTGAACAGCACCAGGTTCCTCTTGACTGtgatttttatggataaCAGAGCATTGAACTGCGTCGTTGATGTTTTGCACGACGGTAAAGAAGACAACTTTAGGCATGTAATTAACGTGAAATCTGGTCAAGACATTTTCCGAATGCCCATATCTCTTATGGACGTTGTTACTGCAACTGGTGGAATCACATCAATGCGTGTATATTACAAGTAG
- a CDS encoding hypothetical protein (encoded by transcript BEWA_031730A) yields the protein MRVFTAFSVVYIFGLCLPAYAARETSQLPFTLTKTKEDGVSLVKCTAVEGNATTTLAFDGKVMWEGEEGVQCSSAYLYFDGNSPKLLLVNYQDENGKGSVVYRHKDGNSWRNHSQSSHESMLRDLKEAAKKKGTKSTSDSSTLDVTMPDEDYFDVSEKVAGELKTYTYTPKGNAAVNLVTCGTYDVARLNTGEKFKSGVLHLKNSRSPLFYLVVDKHGSNEKRYYGRENGAWTTFSKEDFDSQLAEMKQTSVGYVLDISKDPESSKVVVSRESSKNLKNKRYNPKANVRVTSLVDGHTQIWSADGNEKIVGATLSTRDDCPALFQVQIETSSGDLRKYFKGQDGAWATITKKAFNDAMEKMIEGTSGVILGLANTDKTKIKVSEKNVEGVTKKDYSAKSGQSIVSVVDGPNDIWSSDSGDLESVYEYFRSGHPRLLHLVTKASRSDGNKYFKKLGGKWESVTRDEFNKTHEAMKQGPGLHSLDISQDDHGAGVVGVSKSTMETGATQKIFEVSEEAEITAVTDGSQDLWAAEDSEKCVGVTVHSKDDLTVLSLDVKDDEGRFTTRNYEKSGDKWTEVDENEYSEKLDDLADLPESDQDGSSLRGGGYRFTINIASDMSGDRVSVVHPTSSNPYMVVNALAGTVVTRVTDGKKNVWQRRNKESCLTAAFFLKDGEPLLAKLLIRDGINISTQYFKKSDRWHPTDQRSYQKTVDELSGGEGGEYGDDEDDGEYDEDDGEDEDSFLTVSVYSIIPIVLVAFGTIF from the coding sequence ATGAGGGTATTTACAGCGTTTTCTGTGGTTTACATTTTTGGGCTCTGTCTCCCAGCCTACGCTGCGCGCGAGACTAGCCAACTGCCATTCACGCTCACCAAGACGAAGGAAGATGGCGTATCACTCGTGAAATGCACGGCCGTTGAGGGAAATGCGACCACCACACTTGCCTTTGACGGAAAGGTGATGTGGGAAGGCGAAGAAGGCGTGCAGTGCTCTTCTGCCTACCTCTACTTTGACGGTAACAGTCCCAAGCTCCTGCTGGTAAACTACCAGGACGAAAATGGAAAGGGTTCTGTTGTGTACAGACacaaagatggaaatagCTGGAGGAATCACAGTCAGAGTAGCCACGAATCTATGCTTAGAGACTTGAAGGAGGCAGCAAAGAAAAAGGGAACCAAGTCTACATCCGACTCCAGTACGCTCGATGTCACCATGCCCGACGAGGACTACTTTGATGTCAGCGAGAAAGTGGCTGGAGAACTCAAGACCTACACATACACTCCAAAGGGTAACGCTGCTGTAAACTTGGTCACATGCGGAACCTATGATGTTGCCAGACTCAACACTGGTGAAAAGTTCAAGTCTGGAGTTTTGCACCTCAAGAACAGCCGTAGCCCGCTCTTCTACCTAGTCGTTGACAAGCATGGAAGTAACGAAAAGAGGTATTACGGCAGAGAGAATGGTGCCTGGACCACCTTTAGCAAGGAGGACTTTGACTCCCAACTTGCTGAAATGAAGCAAACTTCTGTGGGATATGTCCTTGATATTAGCAAGGATCCAGAGTCAAGCAAGGTTGTTGTATCCAGGGAATCTAGCAAGAATCTTAAGAACAAGAGGTACAATCCAAAGGCTAATGTTAGGGTTACTTCCCTCGTTGATGGACACACCCAAATTTGGAGTGCAGATGGCAACGAGAAGATTGTCGGTGCCACCCTTTCTACTAGGGATGACTGCCCTGCCTTGTTCCAGGTACAGATTGAAACATCTTCAGGTGACCTGCGCAAATACTTCAAGGGACAGGATGGCGCATGGGCTACAATCACCAAGAAGGCCTTCAATGATGCTATGGAGAAGATGATTGAAGGAACCTCTGGAGTTATACTTGGACTGGCTAATACTGATAAAACCAAGATCAAAGTCTCTGAGAAGAATGTTGAGGGAGTTACCAAGAAGGATTATAGCGCCAAGAGTGGTCAGTCTATTGTTTCTGTTGTGGATGGTCCTAATGACATCTGGTCATCAGATTCTGGGGACCTCGAATCCGTGTATGAATACTTTAGAAGTGGACATCCTAGACTACTTCACTTGGTCACAAAGGCTTCCAGAAGTGATGGCAACAAATACTTTAAAAAGTTGGGAGGCAAATGGGAATCCGTTACTAGGGATGAATTCAATAAGACACACGAAGCTATGAAGCAGGGTCCTGGACTTCACTCATTGGATATTAGCCAAGACGACCATGGCGCTGGTGTTGTTGGCGTCAGCAAATCCACCATGGAAACTGGAGCTACCCAGAAGATCTTTGAGGTCAGCGAAGAAGCGGAAATCACTGCAGTTACTGATGGCTCACAAGATTTATGGGCTGCAGAGGATTCCGAAAAATGCGTTGGTGTCACCGTTCATTCCAAGGATGATCTCACAGTCTTGTCCTTGGATGTTAAGGATGATGAAGGACGATTCACAACCAGAAACTATGAAAAGTCAGGTGACAAATGGACAGAAGTTGATGAGAACGAGTACAGTGAAAAGCTTGATGACCTCGCTGACCTACCGGAATCTGACCAAGATGGTTCATCTCTCAGAGGAGGCGGTTATAGATTCACAATTAACATCGCATCTGATATGTCAGGAGACCGCGTTAGTGTTGTTCATCCAACCAGCTCTAATCCATACATGGTTGTAAATGCACTTGCTGGAACAGTGGTAACCAGAGTCACTGATGGAAAGAAAAATGTATGGCAGCGTAGGAACAAAGAATCATGCCTCACAGCTGCCTTCTTCTTGAAGGATGGAGAACCACTCCTTGCCAAATTGCTGATTAGAGATGGAATCAACATCTCCACACAGTACTTTAAAAAGTCAGACAGATGGCATCCGACCGATCAACGCAGCTACCAGAAGACCGTTGACGAACTCTCCGGAGGAGAGGGTGGTGAGTACGGCGATGACGAAGACGACGGTGAATatgatgaggatgatggCGAAGACGAAGATTCCTTCCTCACAGTTTCCGTGTACAGTATTATCCCAATCGTGCTTGTAGCATTCGGCACTATTTTCTAA